A window of the Bactrocera neohumeralis isolate Rockhampton unplaced genomic scaffold, APGP_CSIRO_Bneo_wtdbg2-racon-allhic-juicebox.fasta_v2 cluster09, whole genome shotgun sequence genome harbors these coding sequences:
- the LOC126763899 gene encoding 39S ribosomal protein L37, mitochondrial: protein MRLTNKLCAQHLGWTFKKHWLVQGKRIPGDTGAVEEVIKNGVKLQSVTDLTKSEGHNQRERKYIGEEVINLNWNTKPSYLFGDNNILLKGIQQAVVLTNTIEEQSLPGCIQDSLERVQITGLCERSIKEAIMASNIFSADQEKLPKTRDNVRVGYNLRREYGIPNERKITILLNKLITECEKIAGRNINFQRRIIDQVNFNFTLPRNEETLLFRVKAEKFITSSRALASIKGKFDSELPNIYPLKSTISMPKEHLYSNKTISPFSRDINFHPHTIFVYFDNDKVANLHDVPVNLSQFQSRNMLKAFAVAAARAKQLYGNSDVEKLTRPIVVQSIQTDGRTFHFGVFQLNDLRSDDLGGAKNYWFHSSNLDLFEKCEYVSGRPKLIGFNKDVLRYLYAFYINS from the exons atgCGGTTAACCAACAAATTATGCGCCCAACATCTAGGATGGACTTTCAAAAAACATTGGTTAGTTCAAGGGAAAAGAATACCAGGTGACACAGGAGCTGTTGAAGAAGTGATAAAGAATGGTGTTAAGTTACAAAGTGTTACTGATTTAACGAAATCTGAGGGGCATAACCAGCGAGAAAG AAAATATATTGGCGAGGAGGTTATTAATCTCAATTGGAACACAAAGCCGAGCTACTTATTTGGTGACAATAACATATTACTTAAGGGTATTCAGCAAGCTGTAGTGCTTACAAATACTATTGAAGAACAAAGTTTGCCGGGTTGTATACAGGATTCTTTAGAAAGAGTTCAAATAACTGGATTGTGCGAGCGCAGTATAAAAGAAGCAATTATggcttcaaatatattttcagcaGATCaagaaaagttgcccaaaacaAGGGATAATGTCCGTGTTGGATATAATCTCCGCCGAGAGTATGGTATaccaaacgaaagaaaaat TACgatattgttaaataaattgataacCGAATGCGAGAAGATTGCGGGCCGCAACATAAATTTCCAACGGCGCATAATTGACCaggtcaattttaattttactttgccTAGAAATGAGGAAACGTTACTCTTTCGGGTGAAAGCAGAGAAGTTCATTACATCAAGTCGAGCTTTGGCATCCATTAAAGGAAAATTCGATTCAGAATTACCAAATATATATCCCCTAAAAAGCACAATATCAATGCCAAAAGAGcatttatattcaaataaaacaattagtc CTTTTAGTCGCGACATAAATTTTCATCCTCATACAATATTCGTATATTTTGATAATGACAAAGTGGCAAACCTTCATGACGTCCCTGTAAACTTATCTCAATTTCAAAGTCGCAACATGCTTAAAGCATTTGCAGTAGCTGCAGCACGCGCTAAACAACTTTATGGt aattCTGACGTCGAGAAATTGACTAGGCCCATAGTTGTGCAAAGTATACAGACTGATGGCCGCACGTTTCACTTTGGTGTATTTCAACTAAATGACTTACGTTCCGATGACTTGGGAGGAGCTAAGAATTATTGGTTTCACTCATCCAATCTTgatctttttgaaaaatgcgAATACGTTTCTGGAAGGCCCAAATTAATAGGATTTAATAAGGATGTTTTGCGATATCTGTAcgcattttatataaattcttaA
- the LOC126764419 gene encoding uncharacterized protein LOC126764419, whose product MRTCPTVALEVILELTPLHQVIKQAANHTMLLIKTEWSDSTLERLLEDSTIQWYTDGSKTPEGIGAGIAGPRTTLSIPMGCFPNIFQAEVFAIGQCAEVNLSRNYCNQRIAILSDSQAALKAISSYEIKSLLVEECIESLNRLSLCNRVHLIWVPGHKGIEGNENADELARAAAASKVMGPEPFIAKFGSTEIW is encoded by the exons ATGCGCACATGCCCCACTGTGGCGCTGGAAGTCATATtggagctcacaccgctgcacCAGGTGATAAAACAAGCAGCAAACCACACCATGCTGCTTAT CAAGACGGAGTGGAGCGATTCCACGCTGGAAAGACTGCTGGAAGACAGTACCATTCAGTGGTACACTGATGGCTCAAAAACACCGGAGGGTATTGGGGCAGGTATTGCGGGACCGCGTACTACGCTGTCCATACCAATGGGCTGCTTCCCAAATATCTTCCAGGCTGAAGTTTTTGCCATAGGTCAGTGCGCTGAAGTCAACCTCAGCCGCAACTATTGCAACCAGCGTATAGCTATTCTCAgtgatagccaagcggcactaAAGGCGATTTCATcatatgagatcaaatcgcttttagtTGAGGAATGCATAGAAAGTCTAAACCGCCTGTCCTTGTGCAACcgggtgcacctaatttgggtgccagggcacaaaggaatagaaggaaacgaGAATGCCGACGAACTGGCCCGCGCTGCGGCAGCGTCCAAGGTGATGGGACCAGAACCATTCATAGCG